The following proteins come from a genomic window of Erpetoichthys calabaricus chromosome 18, fErpCal1.3, whole genome shotgun sequence:
- the LOC114669117 gene encoding general transcription factor II-I repeat domain-containing protein 2-like — MTKRKGENRTFRDRWETEYMFTYLKDRPVCLVCGANVSVPKEYNLRRHYETKHQDMYKDLDTTQRSQKVEEMKRGLVSQQNMFKKATAQNEAAVKASYIVAEEIAKSTRSFNEGEFIKKIMLKVCDQVCPEKKQAFSNVSLSRNTIAERICDLATNLHDQLMEKGKDFVSFSLAVDESTDASDTAQLSVFIRGVDSKMCVTEELLGFKSMHGTTTGTDIFEEVCKCVTEINLPWDKLVGLTTDGAPAMSGKKNGLVGRMREKMREENCAGELSVYHCIIHQESLCAKALKMEHVMTTVTQVVNFIRAKGLNHREFKSFLEEFGSEHTDVPYHTEVRWLSRGKVLNRFFELREEICQFLQSKGKDTAELQEQKFMCELAFLSDIASHLDALNLQLQGRGRIITEMYSSVKAFKAKLCLWENQLLQGNLGHFPCCQTINTQISTAVCAQFAEKLSVLGAEFNRRFGDFDGQKWRFELLSNPFAVDVEKAPTNIQMELIELQCDDTLKSKYDAVGAAQFPQHIPDTMPQLRTQAAQLLSMFGSTYLCEQLFSSMKMTKTSHRARLTDEHLRSIMKVASAQSLSPDTDELASKKRCQVSGLNTPC, encoded by the coding sequence ATGACGAAAAGGAAGGGAGAAAACAGAACTTTTCGGGACAGGTGGGAGACAGAATATATGTTTACGTATCTGAAAGACagacctgtttgtctcgtttgtGGAGCCAACGTGTCGGTACCTAAGGAGTACAACCTTAGGCGACACTATGAAACGAAACATCAGGACATGTACAAGGACCTGGACACGACTCAAAGGAGCCAGAAAGTAGAGGAGATGAAGAGAGGGTTGGTTTcacaacaaaatatgttcaaaaaagcCACAGCACAAAACGAGGCTGCTGTAAAGGCGAGTTATATCGTGGCAGAAGAAATCGCCAAATCAACCCGATCCTTTAATGagggagaatttattaaaaagataatgctgAAAGTTTGTGACCAAGTGTGCCCAGAGAAAAAACAGGCCTTTTCAAACGTAAGCCTGAGCAGGAACACAATAGCGGAGCGCATATGTGATCTTGCCACCAATCTGCATGACCAGCTGATGGAAAAGGggaaagattttgtttctttttccctcgcTGTGGACGAGAGCACTGACGCGTCTGATACTGCGCAGCTGTCAGTCTTCATCCGCGGTGTCGACTCAAAAATGTGTGTTACGGAGGAGCTTTTGGGATTTAAATCCATGCATGGCACAACCACAGGGACGGACATTTTTGAGGAGGTTTGCAAATGTGTAACTGAAATAAACCTGCCGTGGGATAAACTCGTGGGATTAACCACTGATGGTGCGCCAGCGATGAGTGGTAAAAAGAATGGTCTGGTGGGCAGGATGCGTGAAAAGATGCGGGAAGAGAACTGTGCAGGTGAGCTATCGGTTTATCACTGCATTATACATCAAGAGTCACTGTGTGCTAAAGCCCTAAAGATGGAACATGTTATGACCACAGTAACACAAGTTGTTAACTTTATAAGAGCCAAAGGTCTGAATCACCGCGAGTTTAAGTCTTTTCTGGAAGAGTTTGGTTCGGAACACACAGACGTGCCGTATCACACAGAGGTGAGATGGTTAAGCCGCGGAAAAGTACTGAACAGATTTTTCGAGCTGCGTGAAGAAATATGTCAGTTTCTGCAAAGCAAAGGGAAGGACACAGCAGAACTCCAGGAGCAAAAGTTTATGTGTGAGCTGGCCTTTCTGTCTGACATCGCAAGCCATCTTGATGCGctgaacctgcagctacaggggcgGGGCCGCATCATCACCGAGATGTACTCGTCAGTGAAAGCTTTTAAAGCTAAACTCTGCCTGTGGGAGAATCAGCTGCTGCAAGGAAACCTTGGCCATTTCCCCTGTTGCCAAACCATAAATACGCAGATCTCTACCGCCGTGTGCGCACAGTTTGCTGAAAAACTCAGTGTACTCGGCGCTGAGTTTAACCGACGATTTGGCGACTTTGATGGTCAGAAATGGAGATTTGAACTGCTTAGTAATCCTTTCGCAGTCGATGTGGAAAAAGCACCAACTAACATTCAAATGGAGCTGATTGAACTCCAGTGTGATGACACGCTGAAGTCAAAGTATGATGCTGTTGGCGCCGCACAGTTTCCACAACACATCCCTGACACAATGCCTCAGCTCCGCACCCAAGCTGCTCAATTGCTCTCCATGTTCGGCAGCACTTACCTATGTGAGCAACTTTTCTCCTCAATGAAGATGACGAAAACATCTCACAGGGCACGTCTCACTGATGAACACCTTCGTTCGATAATGAAGGTTGCCTCAGCTCAAAGCCTGAGCCCCGACACTGATGAACTAGCATCCAAGAAAAGATGCCAGGTGTCTGGCTTGAACACACCATGTTAG
- the si:dkey-117n7.5 gene encoding tissue factor pathway inhibitor isoform X1 — MSLRLMCLELCWGLQPCLCVLCSSSSLSGLVPDTPSRPPFQSFRTRNIPVLKLTRSNEEGRELRVVVNTNDPDYEHVYSVENYDNPEEEDLYPTATFTDRETSTVDPQHARRRRRASSKEDPCLLPLEEGSCAHYTLHWYFNSKAAECRPFVYSGCKGNDNRFTDKEDCELQCWDHIKDTAKRRSQS, encoded by the exons ATGTCTCTCCGTCTTATGTGTTTGGAATTATGTTGGGGTCTTCAGCCctgtctttgtgttttgtgttcatCATCGTCCCTCTCAGGTCTCGTCCCAGACACTCCGTCCCGTCCACCCTTCCAGTCTTTCCGCACTCGTAACATCCCAGTGCTGAAGCTCACACGCTCCAACGAGGAGG GAAGAGAATTAAGAGTTGTTGTAAACACCAATGATCCAGATTATGAACACGTCTACTCTGTGGAAAACTACGATAATCCTGAGGAGGAAGACCTTTATCCTACAGCTACCTTCACAGACA GGGAGACGAGTACTGTAGATCCCCAGCATGCAAGGCGGCGCAGAAGGGCTTCTTCCAAAGAAG ATCCTTGCCTTCTACCTTTAGAAGAGGGTAGCTGTGCCCACTACACCCTGCACTGGTACTTCAATAGCAAGGCAGCAGAGTGTCGCCCCTTTGTCTACAGCGGATGCAAAGGAAACGACAACCGCTTTACTGACAAGGAGGACTGTGAGCTGCAATGCTGGGATCACATTAAAG ACACAGCAAAACGAAGGAGTCAGAGCTGA
- the si:dkey-117n7.5 gene encoding collagen alpha-1(VII) chain isoform X2 has product MSLRLMCLELCWGLQPCLCVLCSSSSLSGLVPDTPSRPPFQSFRTRNIPVLKLTRSNEEGRELRVVVNTNDPDYEHVYSVENYDNPEEEDLYPTATFTDNPCLLPLEEGSCAHYTLHWYFNSKAAECRPFVYSGCKGNDNRFTDKEDCELQCWDHIKDTAKRRSQS; this is encoded by the exons ATGTCTCTCCGTCTTATGTGTTTGGAATTATGTTGGGGTCTTCAGCCctgtctttgtgttttgtgttcatCATCGTCCCTCTCAGGTCTCGTCCCAGACACTCCGTCCCGTCCACCCTTCCAGTCTTTCCGCACTCGTAACATCCCAGTGCTGAAGCTCACACGCTCCAACGAGGAGG GAAGAGAATTAAGAGTTGTTGTAAACACCAATGATCCAGATTATGAACACGTCTACTCTGTGGAAAACTACGATAATCCTGAGGAGGAAGACCTTTATCCTACAGCTACCTTCACAGACA ATCCTTGCCTTCTACCTTTAGAAGAGGGTAGCTGTGCCCACTACACCCTGCACTGGTACTTCAATAGCAAGGCAGCAGAGTGTCGCCCCTTTGTCTACAGCGGATGCAAAGGAAACGACAACCGCTTTACTGACAAGGAGGACTGTGAGCTGCAATGCTGGGATCACATTAAAG ACACAGCAAAACGAAGGAGTCAGAGCTGA